A genome region from Carya illinoinensis cultivar Pawnee chromosome 2, C.illinoinensisPawnee_v1, whole genome shotgun sequence includes the following:
- the LOC122301373 gene encoding 60S ribosomal protein L23a-2-like: MAPAKGDVTKKGDPKAQALKAAKAVKSGPVFKKKAKKIRTSVTFHRPKTLKKERNPKYPRISAPPRNKLDHYQILKYPLTTESAMKKIEDNNTLVFIVDIRADKKKIKAAVKKMYDIQAKKVNTLIRPDGTKKAYVRLTPDYDALDVANKIGII, from the exons ATGGCTCCTGCTAAAG GTGATGTTACTAAAAAGGGTGAtccaaaggctcaagccttgaAGGCTGCCAAAGCTGTGAAATCAGGTCCAGTCTTTAAGAAGAAAGCCAAGAAGATCCGGACGTCAGTCACATTTCATCGGCCAAAGACATTGAAGAAGGAGAGGAACCCTAAATATCCTCGCATCAGTGCTCCCCCAAGAAATAAGTTGGATCATTACCAGATTCTCAAATATCCCTTGACTACTGAGTCTGCAATGAAGAAGATTGAGGACAATAACACCCTGGTTTTCATTGTTGACATCCGTGCTGACAAGAAGAAGATCAAAGCTGCTGTGAAGAAGATGTATGACATTCAGGCCAAGAAAGTGAACACTTTGATCAG gccTGATGGAACCAAGAAGGCTTATGTTAGGTTGACACCGGACTATGACGCGTTAGACGTGGCGAACAAGATTGGCATCATCtaa
- the LOC122301372 gene encoding psbP-like protein 1, chloroplastic — protein sequence MASLQNSPTKTLFLDSLPQLQKHSTLPCCRRGGISFLVKDAQAAMSSTGSLSQDRPGRRQMLAVGTVAPWVVIFNQNSKSFAAETKKGFQLVTDQKDGYEFLYPFGWQEVIIEGQDKVFKDVIEPLENVSVNLIPTSKLDIRDIGPPQEIAETLIKRVLAPPSQKTKLIEAVQHDVDGKAYYTFEFTAQAPNYTRHALGTVSIGNGKFYTLTTGANERRWEKMKDKLHTVVDSFKIFNV from the exons ATGGCGTCTCTGCAAAACTCACCTACAAAGACTTTGTTCCTCGACTCTTTACCTCAG TTACAGAAGCATAGTACGTTGCCTTGTTGCCGAAGAGGTGGCATTTCATTTCTGGTCAAGGACGCGCAAGCAGCAATGTCCTCAACAGGGTCTCTTTCTCAag ATAGACCTGGAAGACGTCAAATGCTAGCTGTCGGGACAGTGGCCCCTTGGGTTGTCATCTTCAATCAAAATTCCAAATCGT TTGCTGCAGAAACTAAGAAGGGATTTCAGTTAGTCACGGATCAGAAAGATGGATATGAATTTCTTTATCCATTTGGGTGGCAG GAAGTAATAATTGAAGGTCAAGACAAGGTTTTTAAAGATGTTATTGAGCCATTAGAAAATGTAAGTGTGAATTTGATCCCAACAAGCAAACTGGACATTCGAGACATTGGGCCACCCCAAGAG ATTGCAGAGACTTTGATTAAAAGGGTCTTGGCCCCTCCTTCCCAAAAAACAAAGCTAATCGAGGCAGTACAG CATGATGTCGATGGGAAAGCTTATTACACATTTGAGTTCACCGCTCAGGCTCCAAACTACACCCGCCATGCTCTCGGCACAGTCTCCATAGGCAATG GCAAGTTTTACACTTTAACCACAGGGGCTAATGAGAGGAGGTGGGAGAAGATGAAAGACAAATTGCATACTGTCGTTGATTCCTTCAAAATCTTCAACGTTTGA
- the LOC122301374 gene encoding ABC transporter B family member 20-like — translation MMISRGLFGWSPQHIQPLTPVSEVSEPPESPSPYMDQSMDTAGQQLEPEEEIEDPEDIELPPAAVPFSRLFACADYLDWGLMLVGSLAAAAHGTALVVYLHYFAKIIHVLRIGPDRQDEQLEKFRELTLTIVYIAVGVFVAGWIEVSCWILTGERQTAVIRSRYVQVLLNQDMSFFDTYGNNGDIVSQVLSDVLLIQSALSEKVGNYIHNMATFFSGVVLGFVNCWQIALITLATGPFIVAAGGISNIFLHRLAENIQDAYAEAASIAEQAVSYIRTLYAFTNETLAKYSYAASLQATLRYGILISLVQGLGLGFTYGLAICSCALQLWVGRFLIKQGKAHGGEIITALFAIILSGLGLNQAATNFYSFEQGRIAAYRLFEMISRSSSTVNQDGITPDSVHGNIEFRNVYFSYLSRPEIPILSGFYLTVPSKKAVALVGRNGSGKSSIIPLMERFYDPTLGEVLLDGENIRNLKLEWLRSQIGLVTQEPALLSLSIRDNIAYGRDATLDQIEEAAKIAHAHTLISSLEKGYETQVGRAGLELTEEQKIKLSIARAVLLNPLILLLDEVTGGLDFEAERAVQEALDLLLLGRSTIIIARRLSLIKNADYIAVMEDGQLVEMGTHDELLTLDGLYAELLKSEEAAKLPRRMPLRNYKETSTFQIEKDSSASYNFQESSSPKMVKSPSLQRIPGIFRPPDSTFNSQDSPRVGSPPPEKMLENGQPMDATNKEPSIRRQDSFEMRLPDLPKIDVQSTNRQTSNGSDPESPVSPLLTSDPKNERSHSQTFSRPHCQSDEFPVKAKEAKNTQHRKAPSFFRLAELSLAEWLYAVLGSIGAAVFGSFNPLLAYVIALIVTAYYTRDGHHLRREVDRCCLIIACMGIVTVVANFLQHFYFGIMGEKMTERVRRMMFSAMLHNEVGWFDEEENSADALSMHLANDATFVRAAFSNRLSIFIQDSAAVIVAVLIGMLLQWRLALVALATLPVLAVSAIAQKLWLAGFSRGIQEMHRKASLVLEDAVRNIYTVVAFCAGNEVMEQYRFQRKKIFKRSFFHGMAIGFAFGFSQFLLFACNALLLWYTSYSVKHRYMDLPTAIKEYMVFSFATFALVEPFGLAPYILKRRNSLISVFEIIDRAPKIDPDDNLALKPPNVYGSIELKNVDFCYPTRPEVLVLSNFSLKVNGGLTVAVVGISGSGKSAIISLIERFYDPVAGQVLLDGRDLKLYNLRWLRNHLGLVQQEPIIFSTTIKENIIYARHNASEAEMKEAARIANAHHFISSLPHGYDTHVGMRGVDLTPGQKQRIAIARVVLKNAPILLIDEASSSIESESSRVVQEALDTLIMGNKTTILIAHRAAMMRHVDNIVVLNGGRIVEEGTHDSLLAKNGLYVRLMQPHFGKGLRQHRLV, via the exons ATGATGATCTCTAGGGGGCTGTTCGGTTGGTCCCCACAGCACATACAGCCATTGACTCCCGTGTCCGAAGTTTCGGAGCCGCCAGAGTCGCCGTCTCCCTATATGGACCAGAGCATGGACACGGCGGGGCAGCAGCTCGAGCCTGAAGAGGAGATTGAGGACCCCGAGGATATCGAGCTGCCACCCGCCGCCGTCCCCTTCTCACGCCTTTTCGCCTGCGCCGACTATCTCGACTGGGGCCTCATGCTTGTCGGCTCACTCGCTGCCGCCGCCCACGGCACTGCCCTTGTCGTTTATCTTCACTACTTCGCCAAGATAATTCACGTTCTCAGGATCGGCCCCGATAGACAAGATGAGCAGTTGGAAAAGTTTAGAGAG CTTACTTTAACAATCGTGTATATTGCTGTGGGCGTTTTCGTTGCTGGTTGGATTG AGGTTTCATGCTGGATACTTACTGGGGAAAGGCAGACTGCTGTCATCAGGTCACGATATGTTCAAGTGTTACTTAACCAAGACATGAGTTTTTTTGATACCTATGGGAACAATGGGGACATTGTGAGCCAAGTACTGAGTGATGTGCTGCTTATTCAATCTGCTCTTAGTGAGAAA GTTGGAAATTATATTCACAATATGGCTACGTTTTTCAGTGGTGTTGTTCTTGGTTTTGTCAACTGTTGGCAGATCGCACTAATAACATTAGCCACTGGTCCATTCATTGTAGCTGCTGGaggaatatcaaatatttttcttcacaGGCTTGCTGAGAATATCCAAGATGCATATGCTGAAGCAGCTAGCATTGCTGAACAG GCAGTCTCCTATATTAGGACATTGTATGCCTTTACAAATGAAACGTTGGCAAAGTATTCTTATGCAGCATCACTACAAGCAACTCTAAGATATGGTATACTAATAAGCCTTGTGCAAGGACTTGGTCTCGGATTTACGTATGGGCTTGCAATATGTTCTTGTGCCTTACAACTGTGGGTTGGAAGATTCCTGATTAAACAAGGAAAAGCTCACGGTGGTGAAATCATAACGGCCCTATTTGCTATAATTTTAAGTGGCCT GGGGCTGAATCAAGCTGCAACAAACTTCTATTCATTTGAGCAAGGACGAATTGCTGCCTATAGACTGTTTGAGATGATAAGCAGATCATCCTCTACGGTTAATCAAGATGGAATCACCCCGGATTCAGTTCATGGAAATATCGAGTTTAGGAATGTATATTTCAGCTATCTGTCTCGTCCCGAAATCCCTATTTTGAGTGGGTTTTATCTTACCGTACCTTCTAAGAAAGCTGTGGCACTTGTTGGCAGAAATGGCTCCGGAAAAAGCAGTATTATCCCACTCATGGAGCGGTTTTATGATCCTACATTAG GAGAAGTTCTCTTGGATGGGGAAAATATTAGGAACCTGAAATTGGAATGGCTAAGAAGCCAAATAGGTCTAGTAACCCAGGAGCCTGCCTTGCTAAGTTTGAGTATAAGAGACAATATTGCTTACGGACGGGACGCTACCTTAGATCAAATTGAAGAAGCTGCTAAAATAGCGCATGCACATACTTTAATCAGCTCGCTTGAGAAAGGATATGAAACACAG GTGGGCAGAGCTGGTTTAGAATTAACGGAagagcagaaaataaaactgtcTATTGCTAGAGCAGTACTTCTAAATCCATTGATTCTTCTGCTCGATGAAGTTACTGGTGGACTTGATTTTGAAGCTGAAAGAGCTGTTCAGGAGGCTCTAGATCTCCTCTTGTTGGGACGTTCAACTATAATAATAGCTCGGCGACTTAGTCTTATAAAAAATGCTGATTACATAGCTGTGATGGAGGATGGTCAACTTGTTGAAATGGGTACGCATGATGAATTATTGACCCTCGACGGCCTATATGCAGAGCTTCTCAAATCTGAAGAAGCAGCAAAACTTCCTAGAAG GATGCCATTGAGAAACTATAAGGAGACTTCAACTTTCCAAATTGAAAAGGATTCTTCAGCAAGTTACAACTTCCAAGAATCGTCATCTCCTAAAATGGTCAAATCACCCTCTCTCCAGAGAATTCCTGGCATATTCCGTCCCCCAGATAGCACTTTTAACTCACAGGATTCACCAAGAGTTGGGAGCCCGCCTCCAGAGAAGATGCTGGAAAATGGTCAGCCGATGGATGCAACCAATAAGGAACCATCAATAAGAAGGCAGGATAGCTTTGAAATGAGATTACCGGACCTACCCAAGATTGATGTTCAGTCTACAAATCGACAAACGTCAAATGGTTCAGACCCTGAATCCCCTGTTTCACCCCTTTTGACATCTGATCCCAAAAATGAACGTTCACATTCGCAGACTTTTAGCCGACCTCATTGTCAATCTGACGAATTTCCGGTGAAAGCGAAGGAAGCAAAAAATACACAGCATCGCAAAGCACCATCATTTTTTAGGTTGGCAGAGCTTAGTCTTGCAGAGTGGCTCTATGCTGTATTAGGAAGCATTGGTGCTGCTGTCTTTGGTTCTTTTAATCCTCTTCTTGCTTATGTTATTGCACTGATAGTGACGGCATATTATACACGGGATGGTCATCACTTGCGGCGGGAAGTAGACAGATGTTGCTTGATCATTGCCTGCATGGGTATAGTGACAGTTGTTGCCAATTTTTTGCAGCACTTTTACTTTGGTATAATGGGGGAGAAGATGACTGAGCGAGTTCGTAGAATGATGTTCTCAG CAATGTTGCACAATGAAGTTGGATGGTTCGATGAAGAGGAAAACAGTGCTGATGCATTATCCATGCATTTGGCAAATGATGCTACATTTGTGAGAGCAGCTTTTAGCAACCGGCTTTCCATATTTATACAGGACAGTGCTGCTGTTATTGTGGCTGTTCTTATTGGGATGTTGCTACAGTGGCGATTGGCACTTGTGGCTTTGGCAACCCTTCCGGTTCTCGCTGTTTCTGCCATTGCACAG AAATTGTGGCTTGCTGGATTTTCAAGGGGCATCCAGGAGATGCACAGGAAGGCATCTTTAGTCCTTGAGGATGCAGTTAGAAACATATACACTGTTGTAGCATTCTGTGCTGGTAACGAGGTAATGGAGCAGTACAGGTTTCAAcggaagaaaatatttaagcGGAGTTTCTTTCATGGAATGGCCATCGGGTTTGCTTTTGGCTTTTCACAGTTTCTTCTTTTTGCCTGTAATGCGCTTCTCCTCTGGTACACCTCATACTCTGTTAAACATCGCTATATGGACCTACCCACTGCTATCAAGGAATATatggttttttcttttgcaaCATTTGCACTGGTGGAGCCTTTTGGATTGGCTCCATACATACTGAAACGACGAAATTCTCTTATTTCGGTCTTTGAAATCATAGATCGAGCACCTAAGATTGACCCAGATGATAACTTGGCATTGAAGCCACCTAATGTTTATGGAAgcattgagttgaaaaatgttgaTTTCTGTTACCCTACACGCCCAGAAGTTTTGGTATTGAGCAATTTCAGCCTCAAGGTCAATGGGGGACTAACTGTGGCTGTGGTGGGAATTTCAGGGTCTGGGAAGAGTGCCATAATATCTCTGATCGAGAGGTTTTATGATCCAGTTGCTGGTCAAGTCCTACTGGATGGGCGAGATTTGAAACTTTATAATTTGAGATGGTTGAGGAACCACTTAGGTCTTGTTCAGCAGGAACCAATTATCTTTTCGACAACTATAaaggaaaatataatatatgcaaGGCACAATGCTAGTGAAGCGGAGATGAAAGAGGCTGCTAGGATAGCAAATGCTCACCATTTCATCAGCAGTTTGCCTCATGGTTATGACACACATGTGGGGATGAGGGGTGTAGATCTGACCCCAGGCCAGAAACAGAGGATTGCAATTGCTCGGGTAGTGCTAAAGAATGCACCCATTTTGTTAATAGATGAAGCAAGCTCCTCCATCGAGTCTGAGTCAAGTCGGGTGGTGCAGGAGGCTCTTGATACATTGATCATGGGGAACAAAACAACCATTCTGATAGCCCATAGAGCTGCAATGATGAGGCATGTAGACAACATTGTAGTTCTGAATGGGGGGCGAATTGTAGAGGAAGGGACCCATGATTCTTTGCTGGCAAAGAATGGTCTGTATGTGCGCCTGATGCAACCTCATTTTGGGAAGGGTTTGCGTCAGCACCGACTTGTTTAG
- the LOC122301375 gene encoding photosynthetic NDH subunit of lumenal location 1, chloroplastic, with protein MAVSSLSLSWVSNTLSNKSKLLHSKDLHRATAFSLSNTIACSRETASDEESNCKRRLLLLKIGILSTTFLPASSLFAEEIPKNYRAFVDSADGYSYYYPADWREFDFRAHDSAFKDRYMQLQNVRVRFIPTERKDIHDIGPMEQVIFDLVNHIYAAPNQIATIYDMREKTVDGKNYYTVEFELTSPNFSTTSFATIAIGNGRYYTLIVGANKRRWKRYRDMLKVVADSFKVLDI; from the exons TCGAAACTGCTTCATTCAAAGGATTTACATCGAGCTACTGCATTTTCCTTGTCTAACACCATCGCATGCTCAAGAGAGACAGCCTCCGATGAAGAAA GCAATTGCAAGAGAAGGCTGCTGCTGTTGAAAATTGGCATACTGAGTACAACTTTCCTCCCAGCAAGTTCCCTTTTTGCTGAAG AAATACCAAAAAACTATCGAGCTTTTGTTGACTCTGCAGATGGGTATTCTTATTATTACCCTGCAGATTGGAGG GAGTTCGACTTCAGGGCACATGATTCTGCATTTAAGGACCGATATATGCAATTGCAAAATGTTAGAGTGAGATTTATACCAACAGAGAGAAAAGACATCCATGATATTGGTCCAATGGAACAG GTGATTTTCGATTTGGTGAATCATATATATGCTGCACCGAATCAAATAGCTACTATATATGACATGAGGGAG AAAACCGTTGATGGGAAAAATTATTACACCGTTGAGTTCGAACTTACATCTCCGAATTTCTCGACCACTTCCTTTGCAACCATAGCCATCGGAAATG GGAGATATTACACGCTGATTGTCGGAGCAAACAAGAGACGCTGGAAAAGATATCGCGACATGCTTAAAGTGGTAGCAGACTCTTTTAAGGTGCTCGACATCTGA